The DNA region tgtatgtataatggatgtatgattgctgtacagtgtatgtataatggaggtatgattgctgtacagtgtatgtataatgaatgtatgattgctgtacagtgtatgaataaaggaggtatgattgctgtacagtgtatgtataatggaggtatgattgctgtacagtgtatgtataatgaatgtatgattgctgtacagtgtatgtataatggaggtatgattgctgtacagtgtatgtataatggatgtattattgctgtacagtgtatgtataatgaatgtatgattgctgtacagtgtatgtataatggatgtatgattgctgtacagtgcatgtataatgaatgtatgattgctgtacagtgtatgtataatggaggtatgcttgctgtacagtgtatgtataatggatgtatgattgctgtacagtgtatgtataatggatgtatgattgctgtacagtgtatgtataatggatgtatgattgctgtacagtgtatgtataatgaatgtatgattgctttacagtgtatgtataatggaggtatgcttgctgtacagtgtatgtataatggatgtatgattgctgtacagtgtatgtataatggatgtatgattgctgtacagtgtatgtataatggatgtatgattgctgtacagtgtatgtataatgaatgtatgattgctgtacagtgtatgtataatggaggtatgattgctgtacagtgtatgtataatgaatatatgattgctgtacagtgtatgtataatggatgtatgattgctgtacagtgtatgtataatggaggtatgcttgctgtacagtgtatgtataatggatgtatgattgctgtacagtgtatgtataatggaggtatgcttgctgtacagtgtatgtataatggaggtatgcttgctgtacagtgtatgtataatggatgtatgatttctgtacagtgtatgtataatggaggtatgattgctgtacagtgtatgtataatggaggtatgcttgctgtacagtgtatgtataatggatgtatgattgctgtacagtgtatgtatactgaatgtatgattgctgtacagtgtatgtataatggaggtatgcttgctgtacagtgtatttataatggatgtatgattgctgttcagtgtatgtataatgaatgtatgattgctgtacagtgtatgtataatggatgtatgattgctgtacagtgtatgtataatggatgtatgattgctgtacagtgtatgtattatgtaggtatgattgctgtacagtgtatgtataatgaatgtatgatttctgtacagtgtatgtataatggaggtatgattgctgtacagtgtatgtataatggaggtatgattgctgtacagtgtatgtataatgaatatatgattgctgtacagtgtatgtataatggaggtatgattgctgtactgggagcaaacggagcgggggaacccctggcgtagtggcgtcttgacgggggttttagtggccctcccagatgttagtaagggttaatggggttagaggtatatttcaagagaatgggggttaaagggttaaatggctgctgctcctttaagggacagtagcaggtggctcgagagtggggtgaaagagaggtcatctggagaggagggggaggagtgtatataggggggtgccccagggggggagggtactcaccAGTCGGCGTGTAGAAGCGAGAAGAAGGTGCCATGTCGTCCCTGGATGATCTTTTCACCCACCTCCGGGCTGCTGCAGCGTCTCATGGGAATGCTTGGGTGCAGGAACAGTTGCGGGGGGTCCTGGGGATCGGGAGTGGGGTGCAGGCTGGCCCCCTCCCTGGCTTGCGGCGCGGGTCCCGTAGATCCAGGGCTCCAGAGCGTCTGAGTCCTGAGCCCACTCCCCGTAGCAGGCGGCGGTGCCTGAGCCCTGTGCGGTCTTCCCGGGAGATggcaggtacagtgtgtgggggcACTTCCAGTGCGGCTTCCCGGGGGACAGTGTCAGGGCGTAGGGCAGAGGATGCAGGAGGGGGGGCAGCTGCTTGTCCCTCCGCTCCTTCCCCACTGTGCGGCCCGGGTGGTGGTGCGGCCGTCCCTGAGGTGGGGGTGTCAGGCCGGAGATCGTTGAGGAAGGGCACCAGGAGTGAACGGGGGACGGCCAGAGCTGCCGGTCCCCCTGTGATGGCGGCTGCGGTCTCTTCATCTGCCCGACGTGAGGCCCGGCAGAGTGGAGGAGGGGAGGCAGGGCCGGCCCTGTCCAGTGCAGGGTCGGGCTCTAGGCAGCGTTCTGGGGCCAGGTCTGCAGAGGAGAGGAGGCCCGGAGGCAGCAGGGACAcggctggctcaccttctctgagTGCAGCCCAGCAGCGTACAGCACAGCAGCAGAGCtccgggagtgcaggggaggccaGAGCTCGGAGATCTTCTGTCAGCGTCTCTCTGCCTGTGAGGGAAGATGGGCTGGCTGGAGGTCGGCAGGATCCAGAGTGCTACAGTGAGAGGGCACCACCTGGTGGTAGGAGTCGGCATGGCAGGTCTGGAACTGCAGTTGGGGAATATTCTCCTTCTGATTCTTCCCTTTCTGATTgtgctgcagatgctgaagaggagCTGGCGAATCCGGAAAGGAGGGCGGCCGGTGAGGCGGTCATTCGTCGGCGGGAGCCTGGAGCGGATTTGGCGGGACCTTCAACAGCGCTGGATGACAGGAGTGCGGCCGGCGGTTCCAGGGAGCGGACGCCCAGGCCTGCGGCTGCTGGGGCATCGGCTTCGGGTCAGCCTGGTGAGTCCTctggggatttggggttggggCCTGTTCctttgaatgtgacgggggatggggGGTTGCGGGTTTTGCTTTCACAGTTAATGAGTGTTTTGTCTGGGCGTCCTGGGGGTACGGCTGTGGGGGCGTCCCCAGTTCCTGTGTGGGTTGCTCCGGCGGCGGGAGTACAGGTTGAGGCGCCGGCGGGGGGCGGGTCGGTGGTGGCATCGGCCGTGGGTGGAGGTGCTGCGGGAGCTGCAGCGGTCGCTAAGGCAGCGGCGGAGGATGTCCGTATGGCGGACTCCGCGAAAGGGGAAGTGTATGTCTGTTTTGAGGGGCCCCTGGGGGCTCACTTGAAACcggaagtgaaggagaagatctgGAAGGACGAATATGTCGAGATCTTCTCCTTGCTTCCgttggaaaaatttaatttagataggaagaagccggaggagagtaagaaggaggaggaggagaaacggcggtatcggctgatacctcgCACGTTTACTAATTGGATGCAGGCCTTTTCTATCCTGGCGAGTGTTATTGGGGAGAAGGCACCAGAACATTGTTCGgcgcttttttgttattttgattcTATTGGTGAGGCATAccgggtgtatgggggagtggcGTGGCTGCGTTATGACGAGCATTTTCGTCAGCGCAAGGCGGTCCGGGCTTCCTTGAGGTGGGATCATAAGGACATAAGTTTATGGATGCGACTTATGGCCGCtcctcgtggggggtctcagccctTTCAGGGGGCGGCCGGCGGTTTCTCAGCGGCCGGACAGTCGGCCGGTTCGCGTCGGGGCTGCTGTTGGCAGTATAATGAAGGGCATTGCCGCTTCCTCTCAGATTGTAAATTTAAGCATGAATGTTCGGGGTGTGGGGGGGGCTCACAGTTTCTCCCGATGTTTTAAGCGTGGGAAAGGAAAGGGAGCTGAGGCTTCAGCGTCCCGGGGCGACTCCAGTGAGGGTGAACGTGATGCGGCCGTTTTTAAGACAGTACCCAAATAGGTCGGCGGCGGTTTTGTTGGAGGAGGgttttagtttgggttttgtgatTCCCAGTTCGGCAGTTGCGCAGGGGGTTGGGGGGCGCAATTTGGTTTCGGCTTATGGTCATCCTCAGGTGGTCACGGCTAAGCTGCAAAGTGAGGTGGCGTTGGGCAGGATGGCGGGTCCTTTTCCGGACCCGCAATTGGCGGATTTGGTGGTTTCACCGCTAGGCCTGGTTCCTAAAAAGGAGCCGGGCAAGTTCAGATTGATACATCATTTGTCTTACCCGGCTGGGGCTTCGGTTAATGATGGGATTgaggagggtgtgtgtgcggTGACATATACCTCTTTTGATGCAGCGGTGCGGTGGGTTCGGAAGTTTGGACAAGGGGCATTATTGGCCAAGACGGATGTGGAATCGGCGTTCCGTTTGTTGCCGGTCCATCCGGGTAGTTTTCATTTATTAGGAATTTGTTGGGAGGGTCAGTATTATGTTGATTGTTGTTTACCAATGGGCTGTTCGATTTCATGTGCGTATTTTGAGGCTTTTAGTTGTTTTTTGGAATGGGTGGTGTGCCAGGAGGCCGGCTGGTCCTCTGTGCTGCATTACCTTGACGACTTtctttttttggggcccaggggcTCTCGGATTTGTTCGGTGTTGTTGCATACTATGGAGGCGGTAGCGCAGCGTTTTGGGGTCCCGTTAGCTCCTGATAAGACGGAGGGACCGTCCACGGTGGTGAAGTTTTTGGGTATAGTGATTGATTCGGATCGTATGGAGTGTCGCTTGCCGGAGGATAAGTTGGCGGATTTGAGGCAGTGTGTGCAGCAGTGTCGGCGTTGTAAGAGGGCACCTTTGAAGGAGGTCCAGTCGTTGTTGGGGAAATTGAATTTTGCCTGTAGGATTTTACCTATGGGTAGGGTTTTTTGTAGACGTTTGTCCTTGGCCACGGCGGGGGTGACGGTTCCGCATCACTATGTTAGGTTGTCTGGGGAGGTGCGTACAGACTTGGAAGTGTGGGATTCCTTTTTGTCGGTTTACAACGGCAGGTCCATGTGGATGGCGGAGGTGGTTGATGATGCTGAGTTGGAATTGTTTACCGATGCAGCGGGTTCGGTAGGTTATGGGGCATTTTTTCAGGGGGAGTGGAGTGCGGCGGGGTGGCCGGATTCTTGGCGTGCGGCGGGTTTGGTGGCTAATCTAGTTGTGTTGGAGCTGTTTCCTATTGTGGTGGCAATGGAAATTTGGGGGGATCGGCTGAGGGATAGGAGGGTCCGTTTTCGTTGTGACAATATGGGGGTGGTCCATGCGATTAATAATCAGACTTCTAGTTCTCCGCCGGTTTTGCGCTTGCTTCGTCATTTGGTTCTGCGGGGATTGTTGTTGAATGCGCAGTTTGTTGCTGTACATGTTCCAGGTGTTGTCAACTCTGTCGCTGATTCTCTTTCTCGTTCACAGTGGGACAGGTTTCGCGTGCTGGCACCGGAGGCGGAGCGGTGCGGGATCCCTTGCCCCGATTGGCTGTGGAGCGTGGTTTGGGAGCGGCGGCGCAGTTGATTCAGAGGTCACTGAGTGCTCGCACTTGGTCTGCGTATTCGAAGGTTTGGGGTGAATGGGAGGTGTTACTGGAGAGGGTGGGTGTGTGTGCTGGTACTGAGGACTGGGTGACTGTGGTGCTGTATTTTGTGGGGATGCAGTTTGAGTCGGGGGTGTCTGTTTCGGGTGTGTCACGCCGTATGTCAGCTCTGGCGTTTTGGTTTTTGGTGCGGGGCCTGGGGGATGCCACTAAGCATTTTTTAGTGCGTCGCGCCCTTATGGGATACCGTAGGGGGGGTACGCAGCCGGATAGGCGTCGCCCGGTTTCTTTTGATTTGTTGGGTTTCCTGGTGGAACGGGTGGAGTGTGAATGCACGGATGCTTACGAGGTGCTGTTGTTTCGGGTGGCGTTTGTGTTGGCCTTTTTTGGGGCCTTTCGAATTTCGGAACTGGTGGCTCAGAGTAGATCGGTGGTTGGGGGTTTGTTGTATGGGGATGTGATTTTGCAGGCGGAGGGGGTGAGTTGTTTTTTACGCAGGTCCAAAACTGATCTGAGAGGTCGGGGTTGTTGGGTGGTTCTAGGTGATTTGCCAGGGTCCTTGGTGTGCCCGGTGCGATGCGTGCGGGCGTTTCTGTCAGTGAGGCCGGATGGTATGGGATCTTTTTTAGTGCATAGGGATGGGTCATCTCTCTCGCGCTTTCAATTTGTGTCTGTTTTCCGTAGATGTTTGAAGGCACGGGGGCTAGATCCTGGGGATTACAGTTCTCATTCATTTAGAATAGGGGCCGCCACTGAGGCGGCCCGGTGGGGGATGGGTGAGGAAGTGATTCGGCGGATTGGGCGATGGGAGTCTGCTCGTTTTCGTCTGTATGTTCGTCCCCATCTGTTATGATTATGTTACGTGGGTTATTTTGCTTGCTATGTTTTCTTGTTTGTGTTTTTCAGGTCGTGATCCGTGCTTGGTGTGGATTTTTGGTCACTCCTATGTTCGGAGGGGGGCGATCCGGGCTGCGGTGAGACGGGACGGGAGGCAGCTGGGTTTTTCGAGGGACCTGGCGGTGTTGCGGTGGATTGGAATTGGTGGCATGCTGTGGTGCGGGGTGCTCCCTGAGGTACAGTTCAACGCTTCTTTGGACCGCCACCCGGACATCTTGGTGGTGCATGCTGGGGGCAATGATTTGGGCCTTCGATCGTCACGGGAGTTAATTAGAGACATTAAGCTTGACATTCTGAGGCTAAAATCTACCTTTCCAGGTTTGTTGTTCGTTTGGTCTGACATGGTGGCTCGGCGGGTGTGGCGGCACGCCAGGTCGGTGGATCGCTTGAATAAGGCTCGGGTCAAGCTCAACAAAGAGGTGGGTCGTTTTGTTCGTAGGAATGGGGGGATAGTGGTGAGGCACACTGATCTGGAGGGGGAGCCTTGGGAATTCTTGGATCCTGATGGTATTCATTTAAATGACATTGGAATGGATTTGTGGGCGTTGGCCTTGCAAGGGGGTATTGAGCTGGCGTTGCGTGTGTGGCGGGATGAAGGTCAGTGAGGTGTCACTGTCTTTCATCTGTGGCATGTGAAAGGGTCCCGGGGGAGTTAGtagtttgaaagataaatgtttgagatggttcaattgggcctcctggtggtggttctgggcctcaggagttcGAGGGATTGTGCGGAAGGTTACCGGGGTGCCTCTGGTCCAGGGGCTCGCGGCCAGGGGTAAGAAGCGTGTTGCACAAatccggttgggggaggggagtgccctccagtttggttatgtttatatgtaaatattcaaatgttatttattggtttgttaaataaatgggccacatggcccaattttcccacagcaggtgtcagtgtcttttctattgggagaaggggttgttacgtggttaagagtgggttagagaggaagggatgtatctaaaatcccatccagtcatgggagcaaacggagcgggggaacccctggcgtagtggcgtcttgatgggggttttagtggccctcacagatgttagtaagggttaatggggttagaggtatatttcaagagaatgggggttaaagggttaaatggctgctgctcctttaagggacagtagcaggtggctcgagagtggggtgaaagagaggtcatctggaggggagggggaggagtgtatataggggggtgccccagggggggagggtactcaccagtcgg from Hyla sarda isolate aHylSar1 unplaced genomic scaffold, aHylSar1.hap1 scaffold_1402, whole genome shotgun sequence includes:
- the LOC130306745 gene encoding uncharacterized protein LOC130306745, encoding MAAAVSSSARREARQSGGGEAGPALSSAGSGSRQRSGARSAEERRPGGSRDTAGSPSLSAAQQRTAQQQSSGSAGEARARRSSVSVSLPVREDGLAGGRQDPECYSERAPPGGRSRHGRSGTAVGEYSPSDSSLSDCAADAEEELANPERRAAGEAVIRRREPGADLAGPSTALDDRSAAGGSRERTPRPAAAGASASGQPGRDPCLVWIFGHSYVRRGAIRAAVRRDGRQLGFSRDLAVLRWIGIGGMLWCGVLPEVQFNASLDRHPDILVVHAGGNDLGLRSSRELIRDIKLDILRLKSTFPGLLFVWSDMVARRVWRHARSVDRLNKARVKLNKEVGRFVRRNGGIVVRHTDLEGEPWEFLDPDGIHLNDIGMDLWALALQGGIELALRVWRDEGQ